A genome region from Candidatus Woesearchaeota archaeon includes the following:
- a CDS encoding SLBB domain-containing protein has product MQKVKVMQILKKADGALEKAKQLGPERVIELLNKKDLRGRGGAGFHTGKKWEMARNAPGEKKYAVCNSDEGEPGSFKDKFIWNNNPEAAIIGLQTAAFCIGAQEALIYLRGEYRYLKKNIEKAITKIGGVPVKIVVGGGAYVCGEETAILESIEGKRGQVRNKPPYPVTYGLFGMPTAVNNVETLANVPLAVLYDDWDPNLRLFSLSGNVTKPGVYELHMGSKFSDLLDQGKPKNRIKAAFLGCSGGVIPYDPDMRLTPEQVCDMRCRLGSRSFIAADEKHSIVELAANIAKFYEYESCGKCTPCREGNHRIVMILESMLAGKGKREDLDTLQELAEVIEETSSCGLGQTSTQHLKTGLQHFRKEFEALIK; this is encoded by the coding sequence ATGCAGAAAGTGAAAGTGATGCAGATACTGAAGAAAGCCGACGGCGCGCTCGAGAAAGCAAAACAGCTCGGACCTGAGAGAGTGATAGAGCTACTCAACAAGAAGGACCTCAGGGGAAGAGGAGGAGCAGGATTCCATACAGGCAAGAAATGGGAGATGGCAAGGAATGCGCCTGGCGAGAAAAAATATGCGGTCTGCAATTCTGATGAAGGAGAGCCAGGCTCATTCAAGGACAAGTTCATATGGAACAATAATCCAGAAGCGGCCATCATAGGGCTCCAGACAGCTGCGTTCTGCATAGGGGCCCAAGAAGCGCTGATCTATCTGAGAGGAGAGTACAGATATCTCAAGAAGAATATTGAGAAGGCCATAACGAAGATAGGCGGAGTGCCAGTGAAGATCGTTGTCGGAGGAGGGGCATATGTGTGCGGAGAAGAGACAGCAATCCTTGAATCAATAGAAGGAAAAAGGGGCCAAGTCAGGAATAAGCCGCCATATCCAGTGACATATGGATTATTCGGGATGCCGACAGCAGTCAATAATGTAGAGACACTTGCAAATGTGCCACTTGCAGTGCTCTATGATGACTGGGATCCCAACCTGCGGCTTTTCTCATTATCAGGCAATGTGACAAAGCCAGGAGTTTATGAACTGCATATGGGCAGCAAATTCTCAGATCTTTTGGATCAGGGAAAACCAAAAAACAGGATAAAGGCTGCATTCTTAGGATGCTCAGGAGGAGTCATACCCTATGATCCTGACATGAGACTGACACCAGAACAGGTATGTGATATGCGATGCAGGCTCGGATCAAGAAGCTTCATAGCAGCAGATGAGAAGCACTCAATAGTGGAGCTGGCTGCAAACATCGCAAAATTCTATGAATATGAGAGCTGCGGCAAATGCACTCCGTGCAGGGAAGGCAACCACAGGATAGTCATGATACTTGAAAGTATGCTGGCGGGAAAAGGGAAGAGAGAGGACCTTGATACCCTGCAGGAGCTTGCAGAGGTCATAGAAGAGACATCAAGCTGCGGGCTCGGGCAGACATCAACACAGCACCTGAAGACAGGGCTCCAGCATTTCAGGAAAGAATTCGAGGCATTGATAAAATGA
- a CDS encoding iron hydrogenase small subunit, which translates to MDKMRVKVDGKEMEFDAQKSLLINLRAKGFSIPSMCYQEGLEAEARCRLCVVEIKGKLKTSCSTYPEEGMEILTSSDKVKRARRVNAELLFAEHRKCTNVAGHDNVCQMIDGIENIGSRFEPRKSYESELGNAVIRDNNLCINCGRCVQVCAKVQATYAIDFAKRGHHEHVTPYFEHNLADVACTKCGQCIAACPVGAISEREHIPEVLRALKDKKKTVIAQTAPSIRASLGEEFGMEPGTLVKGKMVAALHRCGFDKVFDTDLGADITIMEEASEFLERAKKGGPFPMITTCCPAWIKCMEHFYHELIPNMSTCKSPHTMLGILIKKYYAKKEEIPEKDIVVVSIMPCTAKKFESTRPELSGDVDYVLTTRETAKLIRLHNIDFRNLPDEEFDPALGISTGAGVIFGATGGVMEAALRTAYELGTGKSLTKTEFEQIRGMEGIKDGSIIINGNEYRFAVANGLAHARELIKKKDDYHFIEIMACPGGCIGGGGQPLPVDQEILKKRMNALYQEDALLPLRKSHENPIVKQIYAEFLDHPLSKKAEKLLHTRYTKRSQF; encoded by the coding sequence ATTGATAAAATGAGAGTGAAAGTGGACGGCAAGGAGATGGAATTCGATGCACAAAAGAGCCTCCTGATAAATCTTAGAGCAAAAGGATTCTCAATACCATCGATGTGCTACCAGGAAGGGCTTGAAGCAGAAGCAAGATGCAGGCTCTGTGTCGTCGAGATAAAGGGAAAGCTGAAGACAAGCTGCTCGACATACCCGGAAGAGGGCATGGAGATCCTGACCAGTTCAGACAAAGTCAAGAGGGCGAGAAGGGTCAATGCAGAGCTGCTCTTTGCAGAGCACAGGAAATGCACCAATGTAGCCGGCCATGATAATGTATGCCAGATGATCGACGGCATAGAAAATATCGGCTCCAGATTCGAACCGAGAAAATCATATGAATCAGAGCTGGGGAATGCTGTGATAAGGGACAACAACCTCTGCATAAACTGCGGGAGATGCGTGCAGGTATGCGCAAAAGTCCAGGCGACATATGCCATAGATTTTGCAAAACGCGGCCATCATGAGCATGTCACGCCCTATTTCGAGCATAATCTCGCTGATGTGGCATGCACAAAATGCGGGCAGTGCATAGCAGCATGCCCTGTCGGAGCCATATCAGAAAGGGAGCACATCCCTGAAGTCCTCAGGGCGCTCAAGGACAAGAAAAAGACAGTGATCGCACAGACCGCACCTTCAATCAGGGCATCGCTTGGCGAGGAATTCGGCATGGAGCCAGGAACACTTGTGAAAGGGAAGATGGTGGCTGCATTACACAGATGCGGATTCGACAAGGTATTTGACACAGACCTCGGGGCAGACATCACAATAATGGAAGAGGCATCTGAGTTCCTTGAAAGAGCGAAGAAAGGAGGGCCATTCCCGATGATAACGACGTGCTGCCCTGCATGGATAAAATGCATGGAGCATTTCTATCATGAGCTCATACCCAACATGAGCACATGCAAGAGCCCGCACACAATGCTTGGGATACTGATAAAGAAATACTATGCAAAGAAAGAGGAGATACCTGAGAAGGACATTGTTGTGGTGAGCATAATGCCATGCACAGCAAAGAAATTCGAGTCAACAAGGCCTGAGCTCTCAGGGGATGTGGATTATGTGCTCACAACACGCGAGACTGCAAAGCTCATCAGGCTTCACAATATCGACTTCAGGAACCTGCCGGATGAAGAATTTGATCCTGCGCTCGGGATATCCACAGGGGCAGGAGTGATATTCGGGGCTACAGGGGGAGTCATGGAGGCTGCGCTCAGGACAGCATATGAATTAGGGACAGGAAAAAGCCTGACAAAGACAGAATTCGAACAGATAAGAGGCATGGAAGGCATCAAAGACGGAAGCATAATCATAAACGGTAATGAATACAGGTTTGCAGTGGCCAACGGACTGGCACATGCGCGTGAGCTCATCAAGAAAAAGGATGATTATCATTTCATAGAGATAATGGCATGCCCCGGAGGATGCATAGGGGGAGGAGGACAGCCTCTGCCTGTGGATCAAGAGATACTGAAGAAAAGGATGAATGCATTATACCAAGAGGATGCCCTGCTCCCATTGAGGAAATCCCACGAAAATCCTATTGTCAAACAGATATATGCAGAATTCCTGGATCATCCTCTCAGCAAGAAGGCAGAGAAGCTATTGCACACAAGATACACAAAAAGAAGCCAGTTCTGA
- a CDS encoding AAA family ATPase, which produces MLELRISEEEISQATEKACERLNNTIYSFRSFFNNLYSNRMRQDGLESIIRFERFLGMQGCIKERCRRALRIDLNRELTIEEDHHLNLYSLMRSAERSLKERHDADPETCELSFDYQAGEYSLIDSIIRGYMNGARRRPDSMPQYTDDFLTRILDETSMLTKKTGREKIRISFNGDKKKASNIRHKDYSEIIGAEEAVHTLRYTISRLCCYDPEQQKNIYSGSLPKSILLYGPPGSGKTSLIDASIGYAQMLCDMKGMPFNPGVIDNSLKSMWMGKSVENIRRMIEDARSPDGAGLIIIDDFDMVLNSRQSKEQNFGEVQVLHELLNQISGYGHNNDGNHIYLLTSNMPGAADTALFDRIEEKIPVRGCCTQEDFKELLNKELGTYRDHADDGVIEKLSSDLGRMGASGRTATRMARSMIRYIDHRIPGPEFICAPYHIQAGQNNGYRRFSMKELGILDQPEVRSYV; this is translated from the coding sequence ATGCTTGAGCTAAGGATAAGTGAAGAGGAGATATCACAGGCCACAGAGAAGGCATGCGAGAGGCTGAACAATACAATATACAGCTTCAGGAGCTTCTTCAATAACCTCTACAGCAACAGGATGAGACAGGATGGGCTTGAGTCAATAATAAGGTTTGAGCGATTCCTGGGCATGCAGGGATGCATAAAAGAAAGATGCAGAAGGGCCCTCAGGATAGACCTTAACAGGGAGCTCACGATAGAGGAAGACCATCATCTGAACCTGTATTCCCTCATGAGATCAGCAGAAAGGTCCCTTAAAGAGCGCCATGACGCAGACCCAGAGACATGCGAGCTCTCATTCGATTATCAGGCAGGGGAATACAGCCTCATAGATTCAATAATCAGGGGCTACATGAACGGAGCCAGAAGAAGACCAGACAGCATGCCGCAATACACAGATGATTTCCTGACAAGGATACTGGATGAGACATCGATGCTGACAAAAAAGACCGGCAGAGAGAAGATCAGGATCTCATTCAATGGCGACAAGAAAAAGGCATCAAACATCAGGCACAAGGACTATTCTGAGATCATAGGCGCGGAAGAGGCAGTGCACACACTGAGATATACAATAAGCAGGCTGTGCTGCTATGACCCTGAGCAGCAGAAGAACATCTATTCAGGCTCACTGCCAAAGTCAATCCTCCTGTACGGACCTCCCGGCTCAGGGAAGACAAGCCTGATAGATGCATCAATAGGGTATGCGCAGATGCTCTGCGACATGAAAGGCATGCCCTTCAATCCCGGTGTCATAGACAACTCCCTGAAATCCATGTGGATGGGGAAATCAGTGGAGAACATCAGGAGGATGATCGAGGATGCCAGATCACCTGACGGGGCAGGCCTCATAATCATCGATGACTTCGACATGGTGCTGAACAGCAGGCAGAGCAAGGAACAGAATTTCGGCGAGGTCCAGGTGCTGCATGAGCTTCTCAACCAGATATCAGGATACGGGCACAATAATGATGGGAATCATATCTATCTGCTGACGAGCAACATGCCTGGCGCTGCAGATACAGCCCTGTTCGACAGGATAGAAGAGAAGATCCCGGTTAGAGGATGCTGCACCCAGGAAGATTTCAAAGAGCTCCTGAATAAAGAGCTGGGCACATACAGGGATCATGCTGATGATGGAGTGATCGAGAAGCTATCATCAGACCTCGGGAGGATGGGTGCATCAGGAAGGACAGCAACAAGGATGGCCAGATCAATGATAAGATACATCGACCACAGGATACCTGGACCAGAGTTCATCTGCGCGCCATATCATATCCAGGCCGGACAGAACAACGGATACAGGAGATTCAGCATGAAAGAATTGGGGATCCTGGACCAGCCTGAGGTCAGATCATATGTATAA
- the thiL gene encoding thiamine-phosphate kinase produces the protein MSGKIRDEVHLLESIKRRPRNRDVVVGIDDDVAVVRSSRKSEFHVYTTDILIEDVHFSRKYFTPEQIGMKAIEVNVSDIAAIGGTPEYCLVSIGLPEVGLDYVKSIYKGMGLACRRHGIDIIGGDTSKSEKLIINVAMTGSVKKKDISLRSTARSGDLICVTGHLGESEAGRLCINRKIKSSLVRRHLEPRARLDLSRKIAPFATSMIDLSDGLATDLRHICRLSKKGCRIYHSFVPVSGELIRVSGKMGLDPYKLALYGGEDYELLFTIPRKNLGKIRCRYFIVGVITSGGCVLSYNNKIMEFGRGYDHFR, from the coding sequence ATGAGCGGCAAGATAAGGGATGAGGTCCATCTTTTGGAGAGCATTAAGAGGAGGCCCAGGAACAGGGATGTTGTCGTCGGCATTGATGATGATGTTGCTGTTGTGAGGTCATCAAGGAAAAGCGAGTTCCATGTGTATACGACCGATATCCTAATTGAGGATGTTCACTTCTCCAGGAAGTATTTCACTCCTGAGCAGATAGGCATGAAAGCTATCGAAGTCAATGTTTCTGATATTGCCGCAATAGGGGGCACCCCTGAATATTGCCTTGTCTCGATAGGGCTTCCTGAAGTGGGCCTTGATTATGTCAAGAGCATCTACAAGGGGATGGGCCTGGCATGCAGGAGGCACGGGATCGATATCATCGGCGGTGACACCTCAAAGTCTGAGAAACTGATAATAAATGTCGCCATGACCGGGTCTGTGAAGAAGAAGGATATTTCGCTTCGGAGCACTGCAAGGTCCGGAGACCTTATCTGTGTGACAGGCCATCTCGGGGAGTCAGAGGCTGGCAGGCTTTGCATAAATAGGAAGATAAAGTCATCGCTTGTCAGGCGTCATCTTGAACCAAGGGCCAGGCTGGATTTGTCAAGGAAGATCGCTCCTTTTGCCACCTCAATGATAGACCTTAGTGACGGGCTCGCGACTGATCTCAGGCATATCTGCCGCCTTTCGAAGAAAGGATGCAGGATATACCATTCCTTTGTTCCTGTCAGCGGAGAGCTGATCAGGGTATCTGGGAAGATGGGACTGGACCCGTATAAGCTGGCTCTTTACGGCGGTGAGGATTATGAGCTGCTCTTCACTATCCCTCGGAAAAATCTTGGTAAGATAAGATGCAGATATTTCATTGTAGGGGTCATAACATCCGGGGGATGTGTCCTTTCATACAATAATAAGATTATGGAGTTTGGCCGCGGCTATGATCATTTCAGGTAG
- the thiE gene encoding thiamine phosphate synthase yields the protein MEFDFPARLYCITDTEFCALPLYDQVQRMLEGGARIIQLRAKNISPEDLESEALRLRHLTRDHHATFIINDYPELCEKVDADGVHLGQNDLCSRTFHEIREIIGGRILGVSCSEMKHALAAKEGGADYLGVGPIYGTVTKGDAGPPVGIGLVREIHSAVGLPIVAIGGIDYSNMSCVLEAGASSVAMISAILNAPDISFQIRKYLELIG from the coding sequence ATGGAATTTGATTTCCCGGCAAGGCTTTATTGCATAACTGACACTGAATTTTGTGCATTGCCCCTCTATGATCAGGTCCAGAGGATGCTTGAGGGCGGCGCCAGGATTATTCAGCTGAGGGCGAAGAATATCAGTCCTGAAGACCTCGAGTCTGAAGCTCTTAGGCTGCGTCATCTCACAAGGGATCATCATGCAACTTTCATCATCAATGATTATCCTGAGTTGTGCGAGAAGGTTGATGCAGACGGGGTCCATCTTGGTCAGAATGACCTGTGCAGCAGGACTTTTCATGAGATAAGGGAGATAATCGGTGGCAGGATTTTAGGGGTTTCCTGCAGCGAGATGAAGCATGCTCTTGCGGCTAAGGAGGGTGGCGCTGATTATCTTGGGGTGGGTCCGATCTATGGTACAGTAACCAAAGGTGATGCTGGTCCTCCTGTCGGCATAGGGCTGGTAAGGGAGATCCATTCAGCTGTTGGTCTGCCGATTGTCGCTATTGGCGGCATTGATTATTCGAACATGTCCTGTGTCCTGGAAGCAGGCGCCAGCAGTGTGGCCATGATATCTGCGATATTGAATGCGCCTGACATAAGTTTCCAGATCAGGAAGTATCTGGAGCTGATTGGGTGA